One stretch of Eretmochelys imbricata isolate rEreImb1 chromosome 1, rEreImb1.hap1, whole genome shotgun sequence DNA includes these proteins:
- the LOC144259228 gene encoding very long chain fatty acid elongase 4-like → MRHLLQGSGMASTWQKIQEFYKWALENGDPRTDPWLLVYSPLPVTLLFTLYLVFVALGPRLMRKWEPLRLKGLLTAYNLTLVALSIYMFYEFLVTSVLANYSYLCQPVDYTQSKLGMRMARVCWWFFFSKVIELLDTVFFILRKKPEQVTFLHVYHHGTMLFNWWAGVKYVAGGQAFFIGMLNSFVHIFMYLYYGLASLGPQMQRYLWWKRYLTILQLCQFVAIAVHSSYNLFTECPFPKGFNIAVFLYILSLIVLFLNFYYWTYTRGKWEKLT, encoded by the exons ACCCAAGGACAGACCCCTGGCTCCTGGTTTACTCTCCTCTTCCAGTCACACTGCTCTTCACCCTCTACCTCGTATTTGTGGCATTGGGACCACGCCTCATGCGGAAGTGGGAGCCACTGAGGCTAAAGGGTCTGCTGACTGCCTATAATCTGACCTTggtggctctgtcaatctataTGTTCTATGAG ttccTCGTAACTTCAGTCTTGGCCAACTACAGTTACCTGTGTCAGCCAGTGGATTACACCCAAAGCAAGTTGGGAATGAGG ATGGCGAGAGTGTGTTGGTGGTTCTTCTTCTCCAAAGTCATCGAGCTGCTTGATACG GTCTTCTTCATCCTGCGCAAGAAGCCTGAGCAGGTGACTTTCCTGCATGTGTATCATCATGGCACCATGCTCTTCAACTGGTGGGCTGGTGTCAAATACGTGGCTGGAGGACAGG CCTTCTTCATTGGGATGTTGAACTCCTTCGTGCACATCTTCATGTACCTGTATTACGGGCTGGCCAGCCTGGGACCACAAATGCAGCGCTACCTGTGGTGGAAACGCTACCTTACCATCCTGCAGCTG TGCCAATTTGTGGCCATCGCCGTTCACTCCTCCTATAACCTCTTCACAGAGTGCCCATTCCCCAAAGGCTTCAATATCGCAGTCTTCCTCTACATCCTCAGCCTCATTGTTCTCTTCCTGAACTTCTACTACTGGACCTACACCAGGGGGAAGTGGGAGAAACTAACATGA